From the genome of Caloenas nicobarica isolate bCalNic1 chromosome 14, bCalNic1.hap1, whole genome shotgun sequence:
ATCtaggaaaactgaaagcaatGCAATGTAATTACACCTGTCTGCCAGACAAGTTACTGCACTTGAGCCTGAGTGGCTGGCAAGGCTCAAAGTGAATCCCTGGCCATCGGCGTCTCCACGCCATTACCGTGTCTGTGCCGTCCAACAGCGAGGAAATGCCTTCGGCTGGATTAAAACTCTCCTCTGGCCTCCGTGACCAGCCAGCGCCAGCCGCCAAGCAAAGTACTCCATTCACAGCATCCTTCCCCAGAGCCACCTCAGCTAATAAACACTGTCAGTGAGAAAAATGTCCTTGGAGGCCAGATTTCATCGTTAGAATCTGGCCTCTGACACCAACTCATTAATTCACCTGTGACTTGTAAGCACAAGGCCATGCCACGTTTTCTCTGGCAGTCACTAACCTGCCCTCTTGCATACGGAGGGGAGTTTGGGTATCCTGGGCAGGAGCCTGGTCATCCTGTACCTCCAGGCTCACTTTCGCCCTCAGAGCTGGCATGGTCTGCGCCTGCACAGGGGATTTCTAAGCACAAACCACATAAGAGCCTTCCTACAAGGTGTGCAGCCTCCTCCTGTGACAGTCCTGTATCCACACCTGCTGTAGCTTCTGCGATGCTGATTTTTTGGCTCAGATATCCCTCTCCATCCCCTGGGAGATGAGGCAGGCACCGGCAGAAGGGGCTGAGGGCCCTTCCCTCCTGAGGGTGAGTGGGTACGTGCTGTTTGGCAGCACTCAGACAATTGAACaagaaatgaatttattttaaaaaacaatcctCACAGGTACtctcagggaaggaaaaacttGTATTGCACGAATGATATTCTATAAAGTATCTTTTTATGCTTCACAATGGTTTAAGTAAGGATCTCGGGATatgataataaaaaaagaagaacatattacaaaagaaaagaacaaatcaCATTAGCCATGAGCAGGCACCATTCACTAAGGTTGTCCCCATCTGCTGTAGTGTTGAGTTTGACCTGTGCTGGCTGTAAGAAAGAAACATGTAACTGCCCTATCTTCTTTAATGACAAACAGCATCCAGGGGTCATTTTTAAAGGCCATATAACCAGCTATAGCCAACATCATTAATAAACACATTTACTTTGccacagcattttaatttttttttttttttaaataactccTGTAATGTAGGCTCCATGAGAAATCATCCAGTGTCATCATCTTTTCCACTGAGCTGCCACACAAACCAAAGGCTGAACACCATCCTCATCCAATCTGGTAACTACCGGCAAACGGCTGAGTTAGTAACCGTGGCCAGATCTGGCTGCTGGACATGGCACCTGTGTACATTTTAATATTGCCTCTAGCTTAGAGGAAATTATCTATTCCCATTAAGCCAAAACACCCGTTTTTTCACtatatattttcagaatattgtACTTAGTCTTAAAGTTTCTAAATCCAAGGACGAGCCGCTactaacatattttttaaaacaatttaaaaattccTGTTTGTAAACTGTCTCTCTCTGTGCCAGTCAGGTGACTAATGCAAGGCCTGCAGAGTAGTTTCATGCATTGCACAATAATTTGTAGGGATCCTAGCAACAACTGTATTCAGTAAAAGGTGTCCATTATATTCAGTGACCTAATGTTTATCACGCTCGGTAAGCAACGCTCATGGCCACTTCATTTAGGTAGTTTATGATGCTGAACTACTGAACCACACAGCAGGCCTTATTTCCAACGCAGCAGCGCAACCACTTGCGTTGTAAAGGCTGTTTCACTGCACAGGCTGCTGTGTATGTGCAAAATGCTCTCaatacaacaaacaaaaccacaaaactaaaCCCCAGAAACAGGCCTATTTCTTCTTTAGACAGATACAAGTGCTCCTGCTTAAGCTCACACATGGTGATAATGGTCGGTGGAAGGAGCTCTATGAATCCCCTGCAAAGACCGTGGTTAGACACTATTTGAGCTGTGACTGTAATCCACAAAACAAGAAGCTGAGGCGAAAGCTGTGCCTTTAGGTCCCAGGCACTGCAAGACTGCCTGGGTTCTGCAGACAAGGCAGCATGGCTTTGGCATaggaaacaaatgcaaatcCACATAAGAACCAAGGTTACTCCTAAAGGATGTTCCCTCTCAGATATGTAGGACAAACAGCGTGAATTTCAGTGCTGCAGTTTGTACTCAGAAGCTGATAAAGTCAGAGGAGATAACAAAGGAGAGATGCAAGTATCCCATGGCAAAGCCTGGCTGAGTTAGAAGGTTGCTGTATTTTGAGCAGCATGGACTGACGGTGTTTGGGTGTCAAGGACCTTCAGATGCTGTGTCTCAAAAGCATCCTCATGACTTAAGGGAAAGAATTGAGACTGCCATGTCTTACAGTTGCTTCTCATCATTTGTTTGTAGAATCTCAAGGCTTCAGCCAGCTAGTCCCTAATCAAATCCTGGTTCTCAACCAGATATTTATAAATTCAGAATACTGCACTGTAGCAAGTGGCGCTGGCATAAATTCCCATCTGTCATCCCCTAATCAACTCCTAGCACAGTGATCAGTCTTTTTCAAATTCAGATGATCTTGACTACTtagtatcttaaaaaaaaccaaccaaacaaacaacaccgCAAGAAATGGGCAGCATACCATCCAGGACAATTTAGGAGCACTGACCTATCCAGAAGCTGTAGCTCCACGTACATTAAGTAgacacagatatttttatatcCCCATCATAATTTCTGCCATAGTCATCATCACTGAGTACAATATCAGTGCAAGAATTAGGGTAAACAAGGTTAAAATGTGGTGACAAATGCTCTTCCATCACCTTTCACATGCAGTAGGTAATTTTTGTCTACAGGAGAGCTTGTGGGGCACTGAGCAGGCACCCAGGAGTCACTGAGATGCTGGCACAAGGACACAGTTGTTCACACAGAGCACTGATCCCACTCATTTCCCATTTTACTGAGCTTTAGATAGTGTTTGAGGACACAGCAAGGACTAACTTAATGCTGGCTAGGAAATGGGTGAAGGACTGAGACTTATCTCTAGCTCTTCTTTGCCTTCCCTATACAGCatgcagcaggaaaaatattccCAAACCCTGTGCTAAGACACTGTTGTACTGGCAACTTTCTGCTGCACCCCAGTATATATCTGTTTTCACAAAGTAAATGATATTACTATATTTTGTATCATCCAGACAGAAAAAGCCCTAATGTGATCCTAGGGAAAGCATTTCCAATACAAGATACCGTAACCCTTGCAGAAAAATTGGATAGAGCTTGCACGTACTTTGTCAGATCAATTTTCTAATCCGGCTCACCAAGCAAAGCTCACTGGCATTAGACGAATAACTTGCATTTCAGAACATGCTGTTACTGCTGTTGCTGGGAACCCTGAGAAAGACAGGGGGAGAGGGTAAAGAGCAAAGGACTGCTCATAAATCTGCTCTCATCGGAAAATGGGAGGGGGATTAGAACCAAACAGCAGGACCCAGCAATGGGCAGAaggggtggggagcagggctACTGTGCCTGGGTATGGCACAGCTTGAGCATCCCTGCAGGAGCTCCTCCAGCGGAGACCAACGTCCCCAAGCATCCCCCTTGCTGCACGCTGGCTCCCGCTGCTGCTGGAGTGAGTCAGACCCAGGGCatttaaagagaagatgaaCCCCATGGGTCTGTGAAGCTAAGCCACTCAGCCTGGCTGGCCAGAACCGTCAGGGACTGCAGAGTCATGATAAACACTCCAGCTCGAGGATTTCCTTGACAGTACATCACTCACTGTACCTCTAGGGCTCATCAGCAGGCACAACAGAGGCATTTTGtaagcaaataaatgaaaaatgacacaGCAGTTCTGACTACATCAGCCCCATCTCCCATGTCTGCTCCGAGCTGAAATCAATGCAGGTGCATTCCTGTTAATAGAGAATCAGGAAAATTCCCCCAGAGGCGATTTGAGACAATTCTGTtggaaagataattttttttttctttagggaaGGAATCAGTTGATTGTCATGTTTGATTTAGTTTTGTTCCAAGATACAGAATTAATATGTTaagttaatataaaaatatgtgacACTTATGAGGGCTATTACTCAAGATCATTCATTCTGCTGCAGTGCATTTCCCTGGCGGCAGAAATCTGCTCCCAGAAAGCAGGCTTGGAAGGCATTTCTGAAGGAGGTAGTTTTCTCCAGTGCAAAGtaaaacagctaaaaaaaaaaaaaaaaaaagagcattttcagTAGTAGTACATATGCCCTAGGTCATCATTACCTTAATGTCAGCaacttcctttctctctgaTTTAAAGGAATTCTTACAAttattgttgattttttttgggAAATCCATCAAAGCTGGCAGAAATGTTTGAAGCATTGAATGTGCAGAAGAGGTGATTTATAGGACACttacaaaaatatcaaatatcAACATTTAGCAGTCTCTTGTACAGTAAACCAGATCTCTGATTTTTAAGCACTACTTCATGTATCTTAGCCAAATGATATAACTTCTGATGGGAAGAATCATGCCTGTCTCATTCCAGCCATACTGCTAGTAAGAATAAtaggatttttcttcctgaatcaAGACTTAACACAGTAAGTTCTAGCAAACATGAGCAAGTAGTTAAAATTTGGCTACACCTTAGTGCTCCAGGAAAGCTCTCAAGGGCTGCAAGGGCCGTTGGTATCCATGTTGGGGAGCTCTGCCCGGCCAGGGCCCGTAGGACTGAGCCCTTCCAAAAGCATCCCTCATAGTACTGGTTCCAGCAGCCACTAAAGTGTAAGTTGAATCACAGCTTTAGAAGAGTGAAGCAAACCAGACAGTGAAACAGAGACAAGACACTTGAGCACTTCAccacaaaatattatttgtcaTGCAATACCTCTAGGCATGGTTTAGGCGATGGGTCTGTATTGTGGCCAAAGAGCTGCAAGCAGATGCTTTTTCAGGAAACCCAGGGATGTTTATACTCAGATTGAATCAGAACATCCATCACGTCTGATGTGACCAGCAGGATTTCCTTAAAGGCTCAACTGTATCACTCCAGAGGAAAAAGGCCTTGTAGTTGGAGAAGGACTTGTAAAGAGCAGCTCTGGATAAGTAAGCAGGTCTTTGCGGAACAGATCGGTTCAGTGGTGGGGAAACACTTCCCCAGAGCCCATCTGTAGGACAGCGGGTCAAACAGGCAGGACTGAATTACAGGAGATTCATCCTGGGCAGAGCTGAAAACTTTGAGTGCTGCAAAGCACCTTCAGCTCTCAAGGAGCCAAGGACATGTGTTTCCCTGGAAGTCCTTCTCTTGATTAGGATCCCACTCACTCAAGAGAAAATTACCTATACAGGTGAGCTTTGATTTTAGCTCTTTTTACATGGAGTTCAAAACTAAAACAGGCAGGCACCGCAAGCTGGGATGAGGAACAAAATGTCTCTCTCCAAAGCCCACCCCACCCTTCTAATTTGTcaggtgtttaaaaaagaaacaaacaagaataaaGCAAGGGGGGAAATAAGAGAGGTATCTTTGTGTGAGACATtatgttttgctgctgctgctcctcttaCCTCCCTGTGCCCCCTGCTCAGGATGCTGCTCCATGCCCGCAGCAGCAACCAGAGAGCCAGGGCCTTAACTCAACCTCTCCGTCTGTTCTGAGGAGACAAAGGGCTGCTGGACACCCCCTAACCCTGTGCCTGGGAATGAAGGTCCTGACTTTGTCTGTCCCTCATCCTGGTCTGACAGGACACTGAGTGTCGGTGTATCCCACTGCTGGAGCAGGGCCACATGCGGCTCTCATTGCAACAGTTTCTCTGAGGGACCCAACTGTAGCATTTCCCTTTTGGTTTTGGACTTTATTAAAGGCGATCATGTCGCCAAGTGCTTGCACAGAGCTAGTGCTCCAAGCAAGTGCTCAGAAAAGCTGGTGTTATTAATACATCTTAATAGCCTAactctgtgtttctgtctccACAGCAAACATCTTGACAGTCATCATCCTTTCCCAGCTCGTGGCTCGCAGGCAGAAGTCCTCATATAACTACCTTCTAGCTCTAGCTGCTGCTGATATTCTGGTTCTCTTCTTCATTGTCTTTGTCGACTTCCTCATGGAAGACTTCATCTTAAATAAACAGATGCCTCAGGTACTGGACAAAATAATTGAGGTCTTGGAATTTTCTTCCATCCACACCTCCATTTGGATTACGGTTCCACTAACAATTGATAGGTATATAGCTGTGTGCCATCCGCTGAAGTATCACACGGTCTCCTACCCTGCTCGTACTCGAAAAGTCATAGTAAGTGTCTATATCACCTGCTTTTTGACCAGCATCCCCTACTACTGGTGGCCCAACATTTGGATTGAAGACTACATAAGCACATCAATGCATCATGTCCTCATCTGGATCCACTGCTTTACCGTTTACTTAGTGCCCTGCTCCATCTTCTTCATCCTGAATTCCATCATTGTATACAAGCTGCGACGAAAGAGCAATTTCCGACTGCGAGGGTACTCCACAGGGAAAACAACAGCCATTTTGTTTACTATAACTTCTATTTTTGCCATACTTTGGGCACCAAGAATAATCATGATATTGTATCACCTCTACGTATCGCCTATAAACAACAGCTGGGTGGTACATATTGTGTCAGACATCGCCAATATGCTAGCACTGCTGAACACTGcaattaatttcttcctctaCTGTTTTATTAGCAAAAGATTTCGCACAATGGCAGCCGCCACACTGAAAGCCTTCTTTAAGTGTCAGAAGCAACCTGTGCAATTCTATACAAACCATAACTTTTCCATAACAAGCAGCCCTTGGATTTCCCCGGCCAACTCTCACTGCATCAAAATGCTGGTTTATCAGTATGATAAGAATGGAAAGCCTATAAAAATATCACCATGAAAAGGCAATAGTTGGAGTTTCTGGGTGCAAGTTCTTTTCAAGTGGTTACATCTTCAGGATGTAATTTGCTGAAATGGCTGTTTTGAAGAGAGGTCATTTGATTTCATTTCCCTGGGAGACCAAGGGCAGATCAGACTgtgagaagggaatggaagcaCTTGATTTTAGGAGCAAAAGTGAGAAGGCAAACACCTCTGTCTCTTACATAGCATTTTGAATATGCTTCAGAGTTCAAGTCTTAGTGTTCAGTCACGCTCAAACATTTTGcatcccagcaccagcacagtCCAAAGTCATTGGAGGGGGAAGTGACAACAGTGTTTAATTACAACCTtttaaaacacaacaacaaaaccttaCTTGACCACACGGTTCGGTATCAACAGAGCAAATAGATGCTTTTTTGTACTGTGGAAGGTGCCATTTCTGGTGTGTGCACTTGCCAAAAACGATGTGTTGTTTCTGACATGAAGTATGACCACACGCAA
Proteins encoded in this window:
- the GPR139 gene encoding probable G-protein coupled receptor 139, giving the protein MEHNHLHLHNGSLLAHHRYGCGLGYAPVVYYSLLLCLGLPANILTVIILSQLVARRQKSSYNYLLALAAADILVLFFIVFVDFLMEDFILNKQMPQVLDKIIEVLEFSSIHTSIWITVPLTIDRYIAVCHPLKYHTVSYPARTRKVIVSVYITCFLTSIPYYWWPNIWIEDYISTSMHHVLIWIHCFTVYLVPCSIFFILNSIIVYKLRRKSNFRLRGYSTGKTTAILFTITSIFAILWAPRIIMILYHLYVSPINNSWVVHIVSDIANMLALLNTAINFFLYCFISKRFRTMAAATLKAFFKCQKQPVQFYTNHNFSITSSPWISPANSHCIKMLVYQYDKNGKPIKISP